A stretch of the Cellulomonas sp. WB94 genome encodes the following:
- a CDS encoding autoinducer 2 ABC transporter substrate-binding protein yields MTQRRLAVLAISGITAALLAGCGSVGGGAATGATAAGAGTGATLAPKDMTMVTVVKLKGIAWFDRMEVGVKNFATRTGVDAREEGSNDVSPEKQIQIIQDLIPQKPTAITVVPNSPEALSNVLKQARDQGIIVVSHEATGIKNVDIDIEAFDNAVYGAKIMDSLGKCMGGEGKYVQFVGGLTAKTHMEWVGAALDEQKAKFPGMTRVEDPIESTDNENAAYDKAKEILAKYPDIKGFEGSAGNDVPGIARAVEEAGLQDSVCVMGTSIPSAAAKYLANGSIDKIFFWDPALAGEAQLQIAMILAQGGKIEEGTDLGIEGYHSLKKTAGYDNVFVGDASVEADAETAASFKF; encoded by the coding sequence ATGACGCAACGAAGGCTGGCTGTCCTGGCGATCTCGGGCATCACTGCAGCTCTGCTCGCAGGCTGCGGATCGGTGGGCGGCGGTGCTGCGACCGGCGCGACGGCTGCAGGCGCAGGTACGGGCGCAACGCTCGCCCCCAAGGACATGACCATGGTCACGGTGGTCAAGCTCAAGGGCATCGCGTGGTTCGACCGCATGGAGGTCGGCGTCAAGAACTTCGCCACGCGCACGGGTGTCGATGCCCGCGAGGAAGGTTCGAACGACGTCAGCCCGGAGAAGCAGATCCAGATCATCCAGGACCTGATCCCGCAGAAGCCCACGGCGATCACCGTGGTGCCGAACTCGCCCGAGGCGCTCTCCAACGTGCTCAAGCAGGCGCGCGACCAGGGCATCATCGTCGTCTCGCACGAGGCGACGGGCATCAAGAACGTCGACATCGACATCGAGGCGTTCGACAACGCCGTCTACGGCGCCAAGATCATGGACAGCCTCGGCAAGTGCATGGGTGGCGAGGGCAAGTACGTGCAGTTCGTCGGAGGCCTCACCGCCAAGACGCACATGGAGTGGGTCGGCGCGGCGCTCGACGAGCAGAAGGCCAAGTTCCCGGGCATGACGCGGGTCGAGGACCCGATCGAGAGCACGGACAACGAGAACGCCGCCTACGACAAGGCCAAGGAGATCCTCGCCAAGTACCCCGACATCAAGGGCTTCGAGGGCTCCGCGGGCAACGACGTCCCCGGTATCGCCCGGGCCGTCGAGGAGGCCGGTCTTCAGGACAGCGTGTGCGTCATGGGCACGTCCATCCCGTCGGCCGCCGCGAAGTACCTCGCCAACGGCTCGATCGACAAGATCTTCTTCTGGGACCCCGCGCTCGCCGGTGAGGCCCAGCTCCAGATCGCGATGATCCTCGCGCAGGGCGGCAAGATCGAAGAGGGAACGGACCTCGGGATCGAGGGCTACCACTCGCTCAAGAAGACTGCCGGCTACGACAACGTGTTCGTCGGGGACGCGTCGGTGGAAGCGGACGCCGAGACGGCCGCCAGCTTCAAGTTCTGA
- a CDS encoding sugar ABC transporter ATP-binding protein — MPVLQVRNLVKTYGGVIALDDVSLDLLPGEVHCLAGENGSGKSTLIKIISGAEKPDSGEIIVDGVAHHAMNSTEAIKTGIQVIYQDFSLFPNLTVAENITLTAAVADRRRLYSQRAARPAAQAIVDELALDLDLDADVENLSVADKQLTAICRALVHDARVIVMDEPTTALTHTEVARLFSLVETLRERGVALMFVSHKLDEVLAVSQRVTILRSGVHVLTAPAADLDPRAIARHMTGRDVKDERTVSELAPDAAPVLEVDGLTLPGAYHDISFTLRRGEILGVTGLLGSGRSEIAESLFGVLPAERGTVRIDGRAVRLRSIDDAIAAGIGYVPEDRLSQGLFLEKSIADNMIAGSLDAHRTRWHMLDGGRVRTTIQQLFERLRIKAPNVSATVRSLSGGNAQRVVIAKWLANRPRVLMLNGPTVGVDVGSKEEILAILRAEAAQGMSVIVISDDAPELVACCHRVLVIRQGRLVHTLEDGDIDVNTILERMAA, encoded by the coding sequence GTGCCAGTTCTGCAGGTTCGCAACCTCGTCAAGACCTATGGCGGCGTCATCGCCCTCGACGACGTCTCGCTCGACCTTCTTCCGGGTGAGGTGCACTGCCTCGCCGGCGAGAACGGCAGCGGCAAGTCGACCCTCATCAAGATCATCTCCGGCGCGGAGAAGCCTGACTCCGGCGAGATCATCGTCGACGGGGTCGCGCACCACGCGATGAACTCCACCGAGGCGATCAAGACCGGGATCCAGGTCATCTACCAGGACTTCTCGCTCTTCCCCAACCTCACGGTCGCGGAGAACATCACGCTGACCGCGGCGGTCGCCGACCGCCGGCGGCTCTACTCGCAGCGCGCCGCACGGCCCGCCGCGCAGGCGATCGTCGACGAGCTCGCCCTCGACCTCGACCTCGACGCGGACGTCGAGAACCTCTCGGTCGCGGACAAGCAGCTCACGGCCATCTGCCGAGCGCTCGTGCACGACGCCCGGGTGATCGTCATGGACGAGCCCACGACCGCCCTCACCCACACCGAGGTCGCACGGCTGTTCAGCCTGGTCGAGACGCTCCGCGAGCGCGGGGTGGCGCTGATGTTCGTCTCGCACAAGCTCGACGAGGTCCTTGCGGTCTCCCAGCGGGTGACGATCCTCCGCTCGGGCGTCCACGTGCTGACAGCACCGGCCGCGGACCTCGACCCGCGCGCCATCGCCAGGCACATGACCGGCCGCGACGTGAAGGACGAGCGCACCGTGAGCGAGCTCGCCCCTGATGCCGCGCCCGTGCTCGAGGTCGACGGGCTGACCCTCCCCGGCGCCTACCACGACATCTCCTTCACACTGCGTCGGGGCGAGATCCTGGGTGTGACGGGCCTGCTCGGCTCAGGTCGGTCCGAGATCGCCGAGTCGCTGTTCGGGGTCCTGCCGGCTGAGCGTGGCACCGTTCGCATCGACGGACGCGCCGTGCGGCTGAGGTCCATCGACGACGCGATCGCGGCCGGCATCGGGTACGTCCCGGAGGACAGGCTCTCCCAGGGGCTGTTCCTGGAGAAGTCGATCGCCGACAACATGATCGCCGGATCGCTCGACGCCCATCGCACGCGCTGGCACATGCTCGACGGCGGCCGTGTGCGGACCACCATCCAGCAGCTCTTCGAGCGGCTCCGGATCAAGGCTCCGAACGTCTCGGCCACGGTCCGCTCGCTCTCGGGCGGCAACGCGCAGCGGGTGGTCATCGCCAAGTGGCTCGCGAACCGGCCCCGGGTACTCATGCTCAACGGCCCGACCGTCGGCGTCGACGTGGGCTCCAAGGAGGAGATCCTCGCGATCTTGCGTGCCGAGGCCGCACAGGGGATGTCCGTCATCGTCATCTCCGACGACGCGCCCGAGCTGGTCGCGTGCTGCCACCGCGTGCTCGTGATCCGCCAGGGCCGCCTGGTCCACACCCTTGAGGACGGGGACATCGACGTGAACACCATTCTCGAGCGGATGGCGGCATGA
- a CDS encoding ABC transporter permease, with the protein MSAPAAPALAAVQRLRGPNNEGVLALILIGLVVVMSIASPAFFTLSTMFAIVRSSIVPLIFALGVLIVIISGGIDVSFAAIAIFAAYTTVRIAGAGLDLGLAGVFVVALALGAVLGLVNGAVIARFRLPTLIVTLGTQGIFKGALLTYVGSRYIADLPASMASVSTTNVVEISSGGRGAYLHVMAVPAILLCFAVAWMLRRTMFGRGIYAIGGDAEAARRAGFRVVRTQRWIYVLVGMMAAVGGMIYMIMGRSANPQDLVGGEMDIIAAVVLGGASIFGGRGSVLGTALGVLLVQVINNSLILAGVPSAWQRTAVGLLLIIGVGVQAVSAKRSVRRVRANDEEGVAA; encoded by the coding sequence ATGAGCGCCCCGGCCGCCCCGGCCCTGGCTGCGGTCCAGCGGCTCCGGGGTCCCAACAACGAAGGCGTTCTCGCGCTGATCCTGATCGGTCTCGTCGTCGTGATGTCGATCGCCAGCCCGGCGTTCTTCACCCTCTCGACGATGTTCGCGATCGTGCGCAGCTCGATCGTGCCGCTCATCTTCGCGCTCGGCGTCCTCATCGTGATCATCTCGGGCGGCATCGACGTCTCGTTCGCCGCCATCGCGATCTTCGCGGCCTACACGACGGTGCGGATCGCCGGCGCCGGTCTGGACCTGGGGCTCGCCGGCGTCTTCGTCGTCGCACTCGCCCTGGGTGCCGTCCTGGGACTGGTCAACGGAGCCGTCATCGCGCGGTTCCGACTGCCCACGCTCATCGTGACGCTCGGCACGCAGGGCATCTTCAAGGGCGCCCTGCTCACCTACGTCGGGTCGCGGTACATCGCGGACCTCCCGGCGTCGATGGCCTCGGTCTCGACGACCAACGTCGTGGAGATCTCGTCCGGCGGACGCGGGGCCTACCTCCATGTCATGGCGGTTCCGGCGATCCTGCTGTGCTTCGCGGTGGCGTGGATGCTCCGGCGAACGATGTTCGGACGTGGCATCTATGCCATCGGTGGCGATGCGGAGGCGGCCCGCCGCGCGGGCTTCCGGGTCGTGCGGACCCAGCGATGGATCTACGTCCTGGTCGGGATGATGGCGGCGGTGGGCGGCATGATCTACATGATCATGGGGCGCAGCGCGAACCCCCAGGACCTCGTCGGCGGCGAGATGGACATCATCGCGGCGGTCGTCCTGGGCGGGGCGTCGATCTTCGGCGGCCGGGGCTCAGTCCTCGGGACCGCACTCGGCGTGCTCCTGGTCCAGGTGATCAACAACAGCCTGATCCTCGCGGGGGTGCCCAGCGCATGGCAGCGCACGGCCGTCGGCCTGCTGCTCATCATCGGCGTCGGCGTCCAAGCGGTCTCTGCGAAGCGCTCGGTGCGACGAGTGCGCGCCAACGATGAGGAAGGAGTGGCCGCGTGA
- a CDS encoding ABC transporter permease, producing MNDSSTSNNPLKRVNAQVGDRYAEMLSRVHVNRGSGRMMLLVVVAFAVFAALKPQVFLSPLNMQNIAIASPEIGVIAIAMMLAMLTGGIDLSLVSIANLSAITISTLYTSIAAGDPARAEQLMPVLVLIGLVVGLVGGAINGLLVSRVGITPILATLGTMQIYNGIAVAWTGGRTLYGSPDSLTAIGHATVGGVPMLFVVFVVIAIAVGVLVSRTPLGLKIQLQGANPVAARYSGINSRRVLMSTYLVAGLLGGVAGILFIARNPTASADYGASYVLLVIVIAVLGGTNPAGGFATVFGVVLATLTLQIVASGFTAVRLSSYEYAIAQGVILILVMVADQVTWRRRRIARRPVGTAAVQA from the coding sequence GTGAACGACAGCTCGACGTCCAACAACCCCCTCAAGCGGGTCAACGCGCAGGTCGGGGACCGTTACGCGGAGATGCTGAGCCGTGTGCACGTCAACCGCGGCTCGGGGCGCATGATGCTCCTCGTCGTCGTGGCGTTCGCGGTCTTCGCCGCCCTCAAGCCGCAGGTGTTCCTCAGCCCGCTGAACATGCAGAACATCGCCATCGCCTCGCCCGAGATCGGCGTGATCGCCATCGCGATGATGCTCGCGATGCTGACCGGTGGCATCGACCTCTCGCTCGTGTCGATCGCGAACCTCTCCGCGATCACGATCTCGACGCTCTACACGAGCATCGCGGCCGGCGACCCGGCGCGCGCCGAGCAGCTCATGCCGGTGCTCGTCCTGATCGGGCTCGTCGTCGGCCTCGTGGGCGGTGCGATCAACGGCCTGCTCGTCTCGCGGGTCGGCATCACCCCGATCCTCGCGACCCTCGGCACGATGCAGATCTACAACGGCATCGCAGTCGCCTGGACCGGCGGTCGCACGTTGTACGGGTCACCCGACTCGCTCACGGCGATCGGCCACGCGACGGTGGGCGGTGTCCCCATGCTGTTCGTCGTCTTCGTCGTGATCGCGATCGCCGTCGGAGTGCTCGTGAGCCGCACCCCGTTGGGGCTCAAGATCCAGCTCCAGGGCGCCAACCCCGTAGCCGCCCGGTACTCCGGCATCAACAGCCGGCGGGTCCTCATGAGCACCTACCTCGTCGCGGGCCTGCTCGGCGGCGTCGCGGGGATCCTGTTCATCGCCCGCAACCCGACCGCGTCGGCGGACTACGGCGCTTCCTACGTCCTGCTCGTCATCGTGATCGCCGTCCTCGGCGGGACCAACCCGGCCGGCGGCTTCGCCACCGTGTTCGGCGTCGTCCTCGCGACCCTCACGCTGCAGATCGTGGCCAGCGGCTTCACGGCCGTCCGACTGTCCTCGTACGAGTACGCGATCGCCCAGGGCGTGATCCTCATCCTGGTCATGGTCGCCGACCAGGTCACCTGGCGGCGCAGACGCATCGCACGACGCCCGGTCGGCACCGCCGCCGTCCAGGCCTGA
- a CDS encoding dihydroxyacetone kinase subunit DhaK — MKKIINEPGRFVDEMIEGILLAHPDLVKTPGSDPRIMVRADAPVAGKVGIVTGGGSGHLPLFKGYVGVGLCSGVAIGNVFSSPSSQQVFEATKAVDGGVGVLYLYGNYGGDVFNFDLAADLSELEDIETLTVVGRDDVASQPKERKADRRGVAGIIFAYKAAGAAAERGDSLAEVAAIAEDVIEHTATMGIGLSPTILPTTAQPSFDLPDGEMEVGIGIHGEPGFHRGPLETADKIADRLVAALVQDLELASGDRVAVLVNGMGATPLEELYVLYRRVYQILAGLGVEVSKNYIGEYATSLEMAGASISLLKLDDARLSLLQAPANSPFFKEA, encoded by the coding sequence ATGAAGAAGATCATCAACGAGCCAGGACGCTTCGTCGACGAGATGATCGAGGGCATCCTGCTCGCGCACCCGGACCTGGTGAAGACGCCCGGCAGCGACCCCCGCATCATGGTGCGTGCGGACGCACCGGTGGCCGGCAAGGTCGGCATCGTCACCGGCGGCGGCTCGGGCCACCTGCCCCTGTTCAAGGGCTACGTCGGTGTCGGGCTGTGCTCCGGCGTCGCCATCGGCAACGTGTTCAGCTCACCGAGCTCGCAGCAGGTCTTCGAAGCGACCAAGGCCGTCGACGGCGGTGTCGGCGTGCTGTACCTGTACGGCAACTACGGCGGAGACGTCTTCAACTTCGACCTCGCTGCGGACCTCTCGGAGCTCGAGGACATCGAGACGCTCACCGTGGTCGGCCGCGACGACGTCGCCAGCCAGCCCAAGGAGCGCAAGGCCGACCGCCGCGGTGTCGCGGGCATCATCTTCGCCTACAAGGCGGCGGGCGCGGCGGCCGAGCGCGGCGACTCCCTCGCGGAGGTGGCCGCGATCGCCGAGGACGTGATCGAGCACACCGCGACGATGGGCATCGGCCTCTCGCCGACGATCCTGCCCACGACGGCGCAGCCGAGCTTCGACCTGCCCGACGGCGAGATGGAGGTCGGCATCGGCATCCACGGCGAGCCCGGCTTCCACCGGGGACCGCTCGAGACTGCCGACAAGATCGCCGACCGCCTCGTCGCCGCCCTCGTCCAGGACCTCGAGCTCGCGTCCGGAGACCGCGTCGCCGTGCTCGTCAACGGGATGGGCGCAACCCCGCTCGAGGAGCTCTACGTCCTGTACCGCCGGGTCTACCAGATCCTCGCGGGCCTCGGCGTGGAGGTGTCCAAGAACTACATCGGGGAGTACGCGACCAGCCTGGAGATGGCCGGCGCGTCCATCTCGCTGCTCAAGCTCGACGACGCACGGCTGAGCCTCCTCCAGGCACCAGCCAACTCACCGTTCTTCAAGGAGGCGTGA
- a CDS encoding dihydroxyacetone kinase subunit L, with the protein MKSTALNESIRRSLTELVSYADELRDLDQALGDGDLGITVSLGAGAVIEALETLSDDATPAEIAKTCAKAFANANPSTMAALVAGGLLAGSKTWAGLDDVDVAAAAQFVRAGGENIAARGKTQVGDKTILDAIMPAADALAAAQDATAGLASAIAGAERAVIETTGLQSRRGRASWLQERSIGLQDPGATAFLRFLESWRAGQAAVAQPVTQN; encoded by the coding sequence ATGAAGTCCACAGCGCTCAACGAGTCCATCCGGCGCAGCCTCACAGAGCTCGTCAGCTATGCCGACGAGCTGCGCGACCTGGACCAGGCCCTCGGTGACGGGGATCTCGGCATCACCGTCTCGCTCGGTGCCGGCGCGGTGATCGAGGCGCTGGAGACGCTGTCCGACGACGCCACGCCGGCCGAGATCGCCAAGACGTGCGCCAAGGCGTTCGCCAACGCGAACCCGTCGACCATGGCCGCGCTCGTCGCCGGCGGTCTGCTCGCCGGGTCCAAGACCTGGGCGGGTCTCGACGACGTCGATGTCGCCGCCGCGGCGCAGTTCGTCCGGGCCGGGGGCGAGAACATCGCCGCGCGCGGCAAGACGCAGGTCGGGGACAAGACGATCCTCGACGCGATCATGCCCGCCGCCGACGCGCTCGCCGCAGCCCAGGACGCCACCGCTGGTCTCGCGAGCGCCATCGCCGGGGCCGAGCGCGCCGTGATCGAGACCACCGGTCTGCAGTCTCGCCGGGGCCGTGCGTCCTGGCTCCAGGAACGCAGCATCGGCCTGCAGGACCCGGGAGCGACCGCCTTCCTGCGGTTCCTCGAGTCCTGGCGCGCGGGTCAGGCCGCGGTCGCCCAGCCTGTCACCCAGAACTGA
- a CDS encoding NAD(P)-dependent oxidoreductase: MSSIAYLGLGTMGRGMAANLARAGHDVTVWSRNPARAEGLEGVRVASSIAEAVEGREMVLYCLSDDAAVRAVVFGQDGLLASVRPETIVVDMSTISPALSDEEAAAFAERGVPFLDAPVFGSKGEAAAGGLWVVVGGDAAVFERVKPVFEAVSETVHHMGPQGSGARMKLVGNLVVAAQLEALGEALSLGRAAGLDLHRVLDVLHVTDFKSPIFDGVGPGVLAGDYSPSFALDLMLKDARLIQSFAGTLNVPVPGTDEVEGVLTEAVERGYGSENASALIKVVASRAGVDLADAPASV; the protein is encoded by the coding sequence ATGTCATCGATCGCCTACCTGGGCTTGGGCACGATGGGGCGCGGCATGGCCGCGAACCTCGCGCGTGCCGGCCATGACGTCACCGTCTGGAGCCGCAACCCCGCACGGGCCGAGGGTCTCGAGGGTGTGCGCGTGGCGTCGAGCATCGCCGAGGCCGTCGAGGGTCGGGAGATGGTCCTGTACTGCCTGTCCGACGACGCCGCCGTACGCGCTGTCGTCTTCGGCCAGGACGGTCTGCTCGCCTCGGTCAGGCCCGAGACGATCGTGGTGGACATGTCCACCATCAGCCCCGCGCTCTCCGACGAGGAGGCCGCGGCGTTCGCCGAGCGCGGCGTGCCGTTCCTCGACGCACCGGTGTTCGGGTCGAAGGGTGAGGCGGCCGCCGGTGGCCTCTGGGTCGTCGTCGGCGGCGACGCCGCGGTGTTCGAGCGCGTGAAGCCCGTCTTCGAGGCCGTCAGCGAGACGGTGCACCACATGGGCCCGCAGGGTTCCGGTGCGCGCATGAAGCTCGTCGGCAACCTCGTGGTGGCCGCACAGCTCGAGGCCCTGGGTGAGGCCCTGTCGCTCGGCCGGGCGGCCGGACTGGACCTGCACAGGGTGCTCGACGTCCTGCACGTGACCGACTTCAAGTCGCCGATCTTCGACGGAGTCGGGCCGGGCGTGCTCGCCGGCGACTACTCGCCCTCGTTCGCTCTCGACCTCATGCTCAAGGACGCGCGGCTCATCCAGTCGTTCGCCGGGACCCTCAACGTGCCGGTGCCCGGGACCGATGAGGTCGAGGGAGTGCTGACCGAGGCGGTCGAGCGTGGCTACGGCTCGGAGAACGCCTCGGCGCTCATCAAGGTGGTCGCATCCCGCGCGGGCGTCGATCTCGCGGACGCGCCCGCGAGCGTCTAG
- a CDS encoding multicopper oxidase has protein sequence MTLFTEQLPTLGALGAVDATSGGSATLTMVSALHSFHAALPPTPTFAYRAAGGSQTYLGPVIVARQNVPFNLEVRNDLGTHPLAFAIDPALVPAGSDDAAHPRTATHLHGGNTTVAFDGGPLETFTPGSSYVYEYGNTQEAAGLWYHDHALGITRLNVYAGLAGGYLLRDGYDTGDGTLLPAGTYEVPLVLQDRMFNPDGTLAYPANENPTTPRPWAPEFFGDVAVVNGKAWPNLDVDRGKYRFRVYNGSNARFYDLKFVAGDAALSFFQIGTDGGLLNAPVRLNSLLLGPGERADVVVDFAPLLPGTKVVITTKARVPFPDGPRAARRGGVPLTQIMQFTVGTSQGWTAPLPATLRSAPITSLTDLVPAQRRTMTLVEILDEADAPQMALLNNREFGSPDYALAPVASNTLEQWDLVNTTGDAHPIHLHFTQFQVLNRQRFDVDGYVKATYGDDDLTPGSGPYLPPGICPPVDGFLIGSPKEPPSNERGWKDTVRAMPGEVTRIRVPFGATVPGATGPLAIGASHTGEYAWHCHILEHEDNDMMQRYVIV, from the coding sequence ATGACCTTGTTCACCGAGCAGCTCCCGACGCTCGGGGCGCTCGGCGCCGTCGATGCCACCTCGGGCGGCAGCGCGACCCTCACCATGGTCAGCGCGCTGCACAGCTTCCATGCGGCCCTGCCGCCGACCCCGACCTTCGCCTACCGGGCCGCCGGGGGGTCCCAGACGTACCTCGGGCCGGTGATCGTGGCCCGGCAGAACGTGCCGTTCAACCTCGAGGTGCGCAACGACCTGGGCACGCATCCGTTGGCCTTCGCCATCGACCCTGCCCTGGTGCCGGCGGGTTCGGACGACGCCGCGCACCCGCGCACCGCAACCCACCTGCACGGTGGCAACACGACGGTGGCCTTCGACGGCGGCCCCCTCGAGACGTTCACGCCCGGCAGCTCGTACGTCTACGAGTACGGGAACACGCAGGAGGCCGCGGGCCTCTGGTATCACGACCATGCCCTGGGGATCACCCGCCTCAACGTCTACGCCGGCCTGGCCGGGGGGTACCTCCTCCGGGACGGCTACGACACCGGTGACGGCACCCTCCTCCCGGCGGGGACCTACGAGGTTCCGCTCGTCCTGCAGGACCGCATGTTCAACCCCGACGGCACGCTGGCCTACCCCGCGAACGAGAACCCGACGACGCCGCGACCGTGGGCACCCGAGTTCTTCGGGGATGTCGCGGTCGTCAACGGCAAGGCCTGGCCGAATCTGGACGTCGACCGGGGCAAGTACCGGTTCCGGGTCTACAACGGCTCGAACGCGCGGTTCTACGACCTCAAGTTCGTGGCGGGCGACGCGGCCCTCTCGTTCTTCCAGATCGGAACCGACGGCGGCCTGCTGAACGCGCCGGTGAGGCTCAACTCCCTGCTCCTCGGCCCCGGGGAGAGGGCCGACGTCGTCGTGGACTTCGCTCCCCTGCTCCCCGGCACCAAGGTCGTCATCACCACCAAGGCCCGCGTGCCGTTCCCTGACGGCCCGCGGGCCGCTCGGCGCGGCGGCGTGCCGCTGACGCAGATCATGCAGTTCACGGTCGGTACGTCGCAGGGGTGGACCGCCCCGCTGCCGGCGACCCTGCGCAGCGCCCCGATCACCTCGCTCACGGACCTGGTCCCGGCGCAGCGCCGCACCATGACTCTGGTGGAGATCCTCGACGAGGCGGATGCCCCGCAGATGGCCCTGCTCAACAACCGCGAGTTCGGCTCTCCTGACTACGCCCTTGCCCCCGTCGCGTCGAACACGCTCGAGCAGTGGGACCTGGTGAACACCACGGGTGACGCGCATCCGATCCACCTGCACTTCACCCAGTTCCAGGTGCTGAACCGGCAGCGGTTCGACGTGGACGGCTACGTAAAGGCGACCTACGGGGACGACGACCTCACTCCGGGTTCGGGCCCCTACCTGCCCCCGGGGATCTGCCCGCCTGTTGACGGGTTCCTCATCGGCTCTCCGAAGGAGCCGCCGTCGAACGAGCGGGGCTGGAAGGACACGGTGAGGGCCATGCCCGGCGAGGTGACGCGCATCCGCGTGCCCTTCGGGGCGACGGTCCCCGGTGCGACGGGCCCGCTCGCGATCGGTGCCTCCCACACCGGGGAGTACGCGTGGCACTGCCACATCCTCGAGCACGAGGACAACGACATGATGCAGCGCTACGTCATCGTCTGA